The Brassica oleracea var. oleracea cultivar TO1000 chromosome C6, BOL, whole genome shotgun sequence genomic interval TCGTCTGTACATCATCTGGAAATGTGCAGTCTTTCCTCTCTCCTCCCATGATTGATCACAATCATCAATCTCGATCCTTCTTGGTTATGTATTAGTTTAGCTCCGAGAGAAGTGAAGATATATATAAATAGAGAGAGTTAATTTTCTAATAGAGGGGGTGATTGCATATGGGAAGCCAAGTATGTATAATGTGAATCTTATTGCTATCATTTGATTATACAAATACATATATAGTTGTTGATATGCCAATAAGCTTTTGGTATAGTTTTGTAATAAAAGAGATGTTATAAGAACAAAAGTTCAACTGTGTAAATAAAGTTAAACATCTTCACAATGTTAATTGTTAGTTATTATACATGGATTTTGTTTTAGTTAGTGTCATATCAATTATCATACATTCTTATACATGGGGCGCGTGGAATGTGCTGCTCTTTTCGCGCGTGGTGTTTATAAGCCTCAGTTCAGGTATTGTAGGGTTTATAGGCGGTTAAAAAAAAAAAACACAGAAGCTGACGACGGCGACGAGTAGAAAAACAAGAGCTCTGCTGAGATCGGTAAATGGTGTTTAGAAACTTAACCGTCTCTTCCAAACTCATTAAAAAAATCGATACCGTTACTAAACCACCAAACCAGATGGATCTCGAGCTTGAAAGTGGTGTGGAAAAAGGACACGAAGCTAGACGAAGCCATCGAGCAGGACAAGCGTTACAACCTCTGCGCTCACGTCGTCAAAGAAGTTCTTAACGAGCCACGCCAAGTCATCCTCCTCAGGTACCTCGAAAAGCGCCGCGAGAGACTGCGCCTCAATTTCAAAGCCAAGAGCTTCGTCGTGATGAACCCTTCCCTCTTCGAGATCTACCACGATCGGATCAAACCGAAGTCGGAGCCCGTTCAGTTCATCCGCCCCGCGCAACGTCTCAGAGCTTTCTTAGACGAAGAAGAGAGGATTACACGGAGAATGAGGAGATGATCGTCGCCAAGCTCTGTAAGTTGCTGATGATGTCCAAAGATAAATATAAGTCACGACATCAGCGCTGAGAAACTGGTTCATGTCAAGAGAGATTTCGGTTTTCGAAATGATTTTCTGGTTAGACTGGTTAAGAAATACCCAAACTATTTCTGGTTAACCGGTTTAGCCGAAGAAGGTGGGAAGTCCTTTCTCGAGCTTGTCGATTGGAAAGAAGAAACCGTTAGAACCGGTGTCCCGGTTCGACTCAATTTCGACGTGAAATTGCCGTCTGGGTTTTTCGTAAGGAAGGAGAGGAGAGAGTGGACTAGGGATTCAGGGATTGGTCAGAGGGAGACTACATATCGCCTTACGAGGATGTGTCTCGTTTGGACCAAGCGTCTAGGGAGATGGAGAAACGAACCGTTGGTGTGTTCCACGAGTTGCTGTCTCTCTCGTTGCTGAAGAGAGTCCCTGTGCCTACTTGGCAAGTTCTGCGACGAGCTCAGGTTTTCGAACGCGTTTTCGAGTGTTTTCACGAGGCATTCGGGGATATTCTACTTGTCGTTGAAGGGAGGGATTGAGAGAAGCTTATAGAGACGAGGAGTTGATTGATAGAGATCATTTGGTGGCTGTTAAGGAGAAGTTTTTGAGGTTATTGGAGGAAGGATAGCAAGAGAGGAAAGATAGGTTGAGGAAGCAGAGGGAACAAGTTGAGACAGATAGGGAGATTTTGTTAGCGGCGAAAAAGCAGCAGGAACCAGAGGAGCGTCTCTGTGATTAACTTGTAAACAGGCCTGGTTTGGTCATTACTGTGTCTGCTCTTGTGAAATAAATAAAACTTCATGGGAAATGACGGTCATGTGTCTTAATCGCACTCTGTCTGATTAGTGATTACAGGTGAACACATTTGTCTCAATCAGAAGTTAAGCTGAATCTGGTGCGAGTGACCAAATGATACATATTTTTCACACCTTTGTTTGTGTAATGCGGTTGCTATATTTGTTCCAAGTATTATTACCTTTCTCGATTTTAATCAAGAATTGCATTTGGATATTAGGATCAATCAAACTCAGTTACAGAACTTGTTTAACTATCAAAGTTGTTTTGTCACGCTTTTGAAGTTGCAGCTACTAATAGTTTTGAGATTAAAATGGTTGTGGAATTTTGAACAGGTCTGGTCAAAGTGAAACACTGTTCTACAAGCAACCTAACAAAGTCACGCAAATCAAATGGAATACTCTAATATGAACCTAAAACCCCCCTGCTTCCCATCGTAATTTTTTGCTTTATTTCACGTTGAATATATAGTGATGACCCACCAAAGATCTCTCTTCACACACACACACACACACATTCCATGGAAACTCCTTTTCTTGTAGCTGTTCTCCTTCTGGCTCTCTCCTCTTCCTCTTTCACACGAGGGCAAAGAATCATACAGATTCCACCACCCCGTCCGTTATGCGCCTCTCAATACGCCCTGGCTAACTACGCCTGCTCACGTCTCCCAATGAACACTGTCCCACTTCCTTCCCCCATTGCCCCACCTTCTCCTCCCATCTTTCCTCCTCCTCCTCCTCCTCCTCACTATGACCATGACCATGACCACGACGATGACGATGACCACGAGCATGACCATGGTGACCACCATGATGATGATCACGACCACGACGAGGATGACCACGACGACCATGACCACGACCATGATCACAATGACCATGACCACGACCGTGATCATGATCACGATGATGACAACCACCACGACAACAACCATAACCACCGTCGCCACCGCCGTCGCCACCACCACCACCATCATCATCATCAAAGACACAGAGAAGAGACGTTTGCTCAACAAGAGTGCTGCAAGTGGCTGAAGCAAATGGACAACGAGTGCGTGTGCGACCTTCTGGTTAGGCTTCCGCCATTGCTAGCAAAACCTGCGCATAACTATACAGTGTTTGTGGATGAGTCGTGCATCGTCACTTACACCTGTGGAGGCAGACTTATGAGCTGATCCTCTTTCCTTTCTAAACTACTTGTCCCATAGCTTGTTCTTCTTCAAAGACCCTTTTGTTTATCTGTCTTTTCTTAGCAGTTTATTATTTCACGCCCTTCAGTATAATTGTTGTACTTGTACGTTTTACACACCACCAGCAAAAAGTCAACCAAACCAAGCAAACAAAAAATAGTAAGATGGATTATAATTTGCCTGAGCTTTGCTTCTTCCGTTGGATATGGGGCCTAGGTTCATAGGGCAGTGACATTATTGTAAGCCAGCTAGTAGATTGCAATTTTCTAAATTTGTTTCAGGCCCGTGGATTGTATTTACATCTATGAATAAATCTAAACTGATTAATTTGCTTTGAAAATTGTATACTGACTCATTTCACATTAGACTAATAAAAGAGGAGTCTTCAATAGAGCCTGAGACCAACAATGCTCATAACTTTCTACTACAATAAATGTGAAAGAGTTGTCATCCCATCAATTTTGCAAAAGAATGATCAGTACCGAACATATACAAAACCCTATCTTACATTTGCGTCACTCATGAATGAGTTCCTGATCTGCGTGCTATGGTTTGAGAGCAGACTGACTCTGTTGTGCTCTTCCGCCAAGTCTCTTTGTCGGCTTGGCATGCTTCTTTTAAAATTTTTAGCTCTATTTATTATATACAACAACAACAACAAAAAAATGATTTTGGAGGCATATCAATATTTGCTCAAGCATTCTTCGTTGCGGCTGCCATAGTTATTCCGCAATTATGTGAGGGTTCTCTGCTACACTCACTAATCACTATTTGCGTCCTCAACTTTCATGTTTACTGACACTGGGACGTCTATGAGGTGAGGTAAGGAAACAATATTAAACAAGTAGCATAGGATTGAGATCAACATGGTGGAATAGAGTGATCGATATATTTTGAAAAGGGCTCAACATAGTCACGAAGACAAAAAAAAAAAGTGTCTAACATAGGAGTGTATTACAAATCATAAGTTGTTTATCAGATGGGTTGGTCTTTGGGAACGATCTGATCCTTGATCCACATGTAGATTGGGATTAACACAAACCAGGCAGCCGCTAGGGTACCCAAAAGGAAGCGTCCCAAGAAAGAGAAAGGATTGTTTACAGGCTTCTCGACGTCCTCTTCCTTCGGACCAAGCTGCAGCATTTCAAGATGATGGATGGTCAAAGAAAGACGAGCAAAGCTTCAAGTAGCGAGACAGAAAGAGCAAAACAAACCTGGAGAGGAGAGTCACCGGAGGCAGGTTTGACACCGGTGACAGAGCATCCCATGATAAGTCCGTGCCTGCGAACACCACGGTACCACTTGGGGCCAATCCTCTTAAGCTGAACGTCCTTGAAACCAGCATTCTTGAACCACTCAATGTACTCTTCCTCCTTGGGGAAAAGCATCCAAACATCTGCAAAGAAGCGAGAAAGCCAGAAGGTTGGGTGGACAGGGCCAATGAGACATGCTTTCCCACCGATCTTGAGAACTCTATAGGCTTCCCTTATTCCCCTCTGCGGGTCGGGCCAGTACTCAATGCTGTCGAAAAATAAACCCTAAACCCAATCACACACTCTGATCCACACAAGTTTTTTTTTATTTTTTATTTTTTGGTTACCTTCCAGCAGAGACGTATCTGTCTGCATAATCAGTAGGAAAAGGGAGATCCTCCGCATCTCCTTCAACGATCTTGCACTCCTTCAACGGCTCCTTCTGCTTCGCCTTGGCCAGCTGATGCGGCGACTGGTCC includes:
- the LOC106299356 gene encoding histidine-rich glycoprotein-like, whose protein sequence is METPFLVAVLLLALSSSSFTRGQRIIQIPPPRPLCASQYALANYACSRLPMNTVPLPSPIAPPSPPIFPPPPPPPHYDHDHDHDDDDDHEHDHGDHHDDDHDHDEDDHDDHDHDHDHNDHDHDRDHDHDDDNHHDNNHNHRRHRRRHHHHHHHHQRHREETFAQQECCKWLKQMDNECVCDLLVRLPPLLAKPAHNYTVFVDESCIVTYTCGGRLMS
- the LOC106300824 gene encoding 2-methyl-6-phytyl-1,4-hydroquinone methyltransferase, chloroplastic isoform X1, which gives rise to MASLMLNGAITFPKGLGFPASNLHARPSPPLSLVSNTATRRLSVATRCSSSSSSSVSASRPSAQPRFIQHKKEAYWFYRFLSIVYDHIINPGHWTEDMRDDALEPADLSHPDMRVVDVGGGTGFTTLGIVKTVKAKNVTILDQSPHQLAKAKQKEPLKECKIVEGDAEDLPFPTDYADRYVSAGSIEYWPDPQRGIREAYRVLKIGGKACLIGPVHPTFWLSRFFADVWMLFPKEEEYIEWFKNAGFKDVQLKRIGPKWYRGVRRHGLIMGCSVTGVKPASGDSPLQLGPKEEDVEKPVNNPFSFLGRFLLGTLAAAWFVLIPIYMWIKDQIVPKDQPI